ATCACGCAAAAAATTAACTCAATGCCAAATCCATTAAAATGGCATCTTCATAACCATCATCTGTAGGGTAATAATTTTTACGCCTGCCTGACTCAATAAAACCAACTTTCTCATATAAATATTTTGCAGCCTCATTTGACTGACGAACTTCTAACATCAGCACAACTGCACCCGCATCTTTCGCATCATCAATCAATTGCTGCATTAATAACGAGCCAAACCCTGAGCCTTGTTTATCTGGTGCGACACAAATATCGAGTAAAGTCACCTCATCAATAATCTGCTGCACTATCGCAAAAGCAAACAAATCATCTTGCTGCTTAATTCCCAAAACGCGATATAAAGGCCCAAAACACTCCTTTAAGCCAGTTTCTGACCAAGGATGAGTATGAGCTTGATTTTCAATACTCGCCATTGCAGTAACATGCTCAACGCCAAGGGGGACAATTAAGTGACCATCAGTGTTGTTCATTGGTCAGGCCTTTACTTAATTGCTGGGTTTTGTCTAAATGTTGAGAAATTTGCTGCCATAAATGACGTTTTTCATCCACAAGTGCATGAAGGTCTGTTAGCGGCGCACTTACAACCCAAGCAACACGAGGACGAACTTTTGTCTTACGCATATCCCATATCACCTGTGGTCCTTTAATCATTTCACAATCAAACTCGCACTGTTCAATATCAACGTTTAATAAACGCAATACATCATGGATAAACGTTTGATCAGATAAATCGGCATCGAGATCATGCAACACTAAGTAAGGCTTTAACGGTTTATCAGCACTGAGCCAGCGAGTAATATTCATCGCATCTAAAAAAGCAGATTTATCCATCGAACTCTCAAAAACAAGGATACTTCAACCAGCATAACAGTTAACTAAATAAGGTTTAAGGTAATTTAGCCCTAACAGGTGAGATTCCACTCATCTTAGACAACTACTGACTCCCAGATAGCTGATCCTCTAAAGAGATGTAGATTCACAATAAATCTAATCAAAATTTATCCGCTCAATAAAATCGATAGAAATAGCCTTCCAGAGTTTGCTGTCTGTTTTGGGCTCGATGCAAGCTGAAAGGTGACAGTTAAATTTTTTTAACTTTAATTCATCATATATCTAGAGATTAATATCTTTGTGTTCACAAACTATAAAGTTAACTATATGTAACCAAAATAAGCACTAAGATAACCAATATAGTAATTTGGATCACAATAATTAACTATATGTAACTATCCTATTGACTCAATCTGGCCATTATTGTCTTATACGTCTTATCAGCTCGAACGATTAATTGCATTAAAAGTATATAAATGGTCAATTAAGGCCAATTTTAGTTAACTTTAGTGGTATTTACATGACTATGAACGCATACAAATCATTCAATATTGTGTTTACAGATAAAGACAAAGAATTTATGAAATCCAATTTCCGATTGGCAGAAACCGTCGCGGAATTTATAGGGCCTCATTGTGAAGTGGTGGTCCATTCCTTCGAAAGCTTCGAGCATTCCGTCGTTAAAATTGTCAACGGACATCATACCGGCCGAACCGTAGGTTCACCAATTACCGATATGGGTCTGAAAATGCTTCGTGCTTTTGAGAAAACAGGAGATGCGACACCCAAAAGCTATTTCACTAGAATCAAAGACGGATCTTTACTGAAATCGACAACATGCGTACTCGCTGGGGAGAATGAAAAACCAATAGGATTATTTTGTGTTAATGCCAACTTATCCTACCCATTTACCGAAATCATTAAAACATTAATGCCCGAGACGGCAAGCGCTTCAATCGGTGTTAATGAGAACTTTAGTTCATCTCCAACTGAATTAATTGAAAAAGCGCTTGAGAATGCAATTATTCAAGTTGAAAACGACGAAAAAATCAACTTGAAAGGGAAGAATAAAGCCATAACCAAACTGCTGTTTGAAAACGGAATTTTCGAACTTAAAGAGGCAACAAACACGGTTGCAGAACGGCTAGGAATAACTCGCCACGCAATTTATAAGTATATTCGCGAGTTTAGAACCTAACAAAAAGTGGTAATGAAATTAGAAGTTACACATTGGACTGGCATGCAAAGATAGTTGATTCAGAGCACATTATTCTGAACTGAACGGGATTCCGTAATATTTGCAGAACAAGAGCCATATGATTCAGTCCCTATGGGTAAATCTGAGACAGAACCGTTGTCGAATCAATTATTATCAATATTGTGAGTGTATTAATATGAGCTCAAGAACATTAACGAATGACTCCTTCTTACCTGTAGATCAGAGTCGATTTAACTATCAAGATTTTACTTGGTGCCTTTCTCTTTTTGGCACAGCTGTGGGGGCGGGAGTTCTTTTTCTTCCTATTAAAGCTGGAGCAGGTGGTTTTTGGCCTCTCGTTATTTTAGCTTTAATTGCTGCTCCTATGACATGGTTCGCCCATAAGTCTCTGGCTCGGTTTGTGCTATCGTCAACGAAACCAGAATCGAATATTACCGACACAGTTGAGGAGCACTTTGGTAAAACAGGTGCCAACCTGATTTCCTTTGCCTATTTTTTTGCTATCTTTCCTATCGTTCTAATTTACGGGGTGGGGATCACTAATACCGTAGATTCCTTTATGGTAAACCAGATGGGTATAGCATCAATTCCACGCTGGATATTATCTGGAGGATTGATTCTGGCAATGACGGCCGGTGTCGTTTTTGGTAGAGAACTTATGCTGAAAGTCACTTCTATTCTAGTTTATCCATTAGTTTTTCTGTTGCTGGCACTATCGATTTATCTAATCCCAGACTGGAATACTTCGATGATGGAAGTATCGCCTGAATGGTCATCTATGCCATCGATTATTTGGCTATCGATTCCTCTTATTGTCTTTTCGTTCAATCATAGCCCTATCATCAGTCAGTTCACGAAAGAGCAACGTCGAAAGTATGGCCAAAATGCAGTAGAAAAAACTGACGCTATTACAGGTGGTGCTGCGTTGATGTTGATGGGATTTGTTATGTTCTTTGTATTTTCAGTGGTGCTATCTTTGTCACCGGAACAGCTACTATTAGCTAAAGAACAAAATATTTCTATCCTGTCTTACCTGGCCAATGAACATGAATCTCCAATGATTTCTCTAATGGGCCCTATTGTGGCGTTTACAGCAATTACCTCCAGTTATTTTGGCCACTTCCTTGGTGCGCACGAAGGTCTGGTAGGGGTGATTAAGTGCCGGACGACTGCTTCAGTAAATATCATTGAAAAAGCATCACTTGCTTTCATTGTGCTGTCTACATGGGTGGTTGCTATCGTTAACCCAAGTATTTTAGGCATGATTGAGGCTGTGGGCGCTCCTATGATTGCTGCGATTCTATTTTTAATGCCCGTTTTTGCGATGCATAAAGTTCCTGCAATGGCTAAGTATAAAACATCACTTCCTGTTCAAATTTTTACGGTTATATGCGGCTTAGCTGCTATTAGCTCTGTTCTTTACGACATATTTTAACAGCTCTATCCATTCATAAACTATGACAAAAGCTTCTAGGTATAGAAGCTTTTGCAAAGGAATCAATATGATTAGTGTTTTTGATATTTATAAAGTGGGTATTGGACCTTCAAGCTCTCATACCGGCGGACCAATGAAAGCAGGAAAAGAGTTTATCGATGAGTTACGTTCGAAAGGCAAGCTTCGAGATATCACTAGAATTACTGTTGATTTATATGGCGCACTGTCACTCACAGGTAAGGGACACAACACAGATATAGCCATTATTATGGGTCTAGCGGGTAATCTACCGGAAGACGTCGATATTGAAAGTATCCCCGGTTTTATTGCACGGCTGGAGAAAAGTGAAAGGCTTCCTGTAGGCATGCACTGTCATACGGTGTCTTTTCCTCACAATAAAAGCATTCACTTCCATAATACAAATTTAGCACTGCACGAAAATGGCATGCAGATCCATGCATGGATAGAAAACGAGAAAGTGCTCTCCAAGACTTACTATTCTATCGGAGGAGGATTCATTGTTGATGAAGAACATTTCGGCAAACAAGAGGAACAGTTAGTAAAAGTTCCTTATGAATATTCTACAGCTGAAGAATTGATTAAACATTGTAAAGCTGAAGGATTATCGATTAGCTCTTTAGTGTTAGAAAATGAAAAATCGCTGCGCCCAGACGGTAATATTCAAGCTCAGTTTACTCATATCTGGAAAACGATGCGTGAATCTATGGATCGCGGTATGAATACCCAAGGGGTACTACCAGGACCAATGCGGATCCCTCGACGTGCCGCTGCGCTTTGCCAACAACTTGTGGCTTCTGAATCTACTTCTAATGACCCTATGGCTGTTATTGATTGGGTCAATATGTTTGCTTTTGCAGTGAGCGAAGAAAATGCATCTGGAGGCAGGGTTGTCACAGCACCTACCAATGGGGCTTGCGGTATTGTCCCAGCAGTAATTGCTTATTACGACAAATTTATCCATAGAGTTACCGAGAAAGACTATATGCGTTTTCTGGCGGCATCTGGAGCTATTGGCGGGTTATTTAAACAGAATGCTTCCATTTCAGGAGCGGAAGTTGGCTGCCAAGGAGAGGTTGGAGTTGCGTGCTCAATGGCTGCTGCAGGGCTTGTTGAGTTATTGGGAGGTAGTCCTGAACAAGTATGTATCGCTGCAGAAATTGGTATGGAGCACAACTTGGGACTGACTTGCGACCCAGTATCTGGAAGGGTGCAAATACCTTGCATTGAACGTAATGGAATTAACGCAGTAAAAGCGATTAACTCTGCACGTATGGCATTACGTCGTTCTTCAGATCCTCTCGTATCTCTTGATAAAGTCATCGAAACAATGATGGAAACAGGTAAGGATATGAACTCTAAATATAGAGAAACCTCTTTGGGTGGATTAGCTATCAAAGTTCTTTGCTGATATTAAAAACATTAGATGCAATTTTTATTTATGGTAACTTCATATGGATTTATTTTAATTAAAACAAATAAAAATCAAAAATCAAAAAACCAGCTATACATTTAATTTATTATTTATTAAGAGTTTAAAATCATGAATAAGACCATGTAAAAACATTTCGTTTTCACAACTCATTTAGTTTGAGAAGGAATTAAGTTAATTTAAAAGCATCTAAATTATCACAGCTGCTGCAATTATTACGGATGCTTATTTTATGCATTTGTAAGATGAGAAGTAACCGACTCATATTTTTAATTAACAACGCCTGATTGACACCCTTAACTTCTAACATTAAAGCTTAATTCGCGTAATGACGGTTAAAATCAAAAACAACTTAAATGATTTATTTAACTCGTGCATAAGTTAGTAGTTAACGCTTAGTTAAATACAACTTTCGCTTTATCTACTAATAAATTTCACGATTAACACTACCAATCACATTCTCATCTTTTTACCCATTTAGACAATGAGTATATGCAGATAATCGCTGACTACCTGCATTACCCTCGAGTACTTTAATAGATTACTCTGTTCAGATTAATATTTATTAATTGTTACTTAGGCTTATCTCGTATTTTTTTTGGGGGCATCCTAATAAAATATTTATAAATAGCGTTAACCAAGGTGTACGAACTAGGTTACTGAATATTAAGACTGCTGCACTACAGGCATTGCATATTGTAGAGAGTGTTATGTGATTTTTATTAGGAATAATAGACGCTATAACGAGAATAAAGTACATAAAAAAAGCCAGTAGGGCTGACTACTGGCTTCATAAAATGTAGATTTAACCTAGTGTTTTGTGCCTCAGCTAGTACCTAAAACTGCTGGAACCAGCGCTGGATTTGTTGAGGATCTTTACTTTGAGTTAACGATAACATCAACAGAATACGGGCTTTTTGTGGATTAAGATTACCAGCAGCAACAAAGCCGTATTTGGCATCATCTATTTCAGCATCTAGAGTAGTGGCACCGGTCGGTACACGGCTAGAGCGGACAACCAATATGCCTTTTTTGCTCGCCTTAATGAGTGCATCGAATACAGAGTGATAAATGTTGCCGTTACCTACACCCGCACTAATAATGCCATCAAACTCCGCTTCAACCATAGCTTTAGCAGGTAAATCACTAGCATTAGCGTAGTTATAAACAATACCTACCTTTGGTAAAATATCGAGCTTGCTGATATTAAAAGGGGTTTGAGTCGTATGTTGACGTTCCGTTCTGCCCATATACTCAACCTTACTGTTATGAATAATACCAAGCGGGCCAAAATTAGGCGCAGCAAAGGTGTGTACTCCAGTAGTATTAGTCTTCGTTACATCGCGGGCGTTAAGCACTGTATCGTTCATTACGACTAAAACACCTCTGCCTTTAGACTCTAGATTCGCGGCAATGGCGACTGCATTATACAGATTCATAGGTCCATCGGCACTCATAGCAGTGGATGGACGCATTGCACCAACCAGCACTACAGGCTTATCGCTCTTGACAGTTAGATTCAAAAAATAAGCAGTTTCTTCTAAAGTATCAGTGCCATGGGTAATCACAATTCCATCGACATTTTTATCCGCCAGTAAAATATTAATCCGTTTGGCTAAGTCTAACCAAACTTTATCGTTCATATCTTGCGAACCGATTTTAACGAGTTGTTCACCTTGAATATCGGCAAGCTGCTTTATCTCCGGCACAGCTGCTACTAAGCTATCAACTCCCACTTCTCCAGACTGATAATTTGACTCAGTAGCCGATTGGCCCACACCAGCAATGGTTCCACCTGTGGCAATAATTCGAACCTGTGGAAGCGCTTGCACCGCAGAGGATATAAATAACCCTAAGGTAACCGATAGCAAGAGCTTACGTATAGAAAAAATCATACTAACTTCCTTTTATTAATAATAAACACTTCACAAGTGTGCACTATTATTAAATTCTCACCGTGATAGTTATCACTAAACTTAACAACTAAAACCAAATGAAAATCTAAATAAAAAATTAAATAAAAAATTAACTAAATACACTTTCAATTGACGCAGTAATTTTATTAGGAAACACTTTTAGCATCAAAAATAAGTTAACAAAAAATAACAATTCAACATACAGTTTGGATCAAATAGTAATAGATCACACAAATCAATTCAGTTGAGATGTTTATCTAACTACGAAACAAAATCTATAACCAGATACAAATAAGTGATCTTCATCTATATTAAAATACCACTTAAGGGGTAACCTCCCTCCCAATAGTTAAGGAGAAAGTTCTCCTTAATATTTTCGAAGAGTTATTTTTGATATGCAATTTAAGCTTATATACACATACCATAGCTCCAGGTCGAAAATATATCTTACTATTAACAGGATTTAATAGGATAGAAATGAAAAACACTAATAGCACACGTATCGAAGAAGATTTATTGGGTACTAAAGAAGTTTCTAATGAATTTTATTATGGCATTCACACATTACGTGCAATGGAAAACTTTAAATTAAGTAATCAAAAAATTTCAGACGCACCTGAATTAGTACGAGGCATGATGCTAACAAAAAAAGCGGCGGCCATGGCTAATAGCGAATTAGGGGCTGTAAGTCCTGAGATTGCGAATAAAATTATTGAAGCCTGCGATTTGATCCTCACTACAGGTCAATTTGTCGATCAATTCCCAGTAGATGTTTATCAGGGCGGTGCTGGTACCTCGGTCAACATGAACACCAATGAAGTATTAGCCAATGTTGCATTGGAACTCATGGGGCTAGAAAAAGGCCGCTATGATGTCATCAACCCTAATGACCATGTTAATAAGTGTCAATCCACTAATGATGCCTATCCTACAGGTTTCAGAATTGCATTGGTCAACAGCACAGATACTTTATTAGAGGCATTAACCGATCTCATCAGTGCCTTCGACACTAAAGCTACAGAATTTAAGACCGTATTAAAAATGGGCCGCACTCAGTTACAAGACGCAGTGCCTATGACATTAGGACAGGAGTTTCACGCTTTTGCTGTAACACTACGCGAAGAAATTAAATCGATTAAACGTTGCCAAGAATTATTACTTGAGGTGAATTTAGGCGCAACGGCTATTGGTACTGGTCTAAACACTCCAATAGGGTACTCCTCATTAGCCATTAAACATTTGGCTGAAATTACTGGACGTGAATATGTACCAGCAGAAGATTTGATTGAAGCGACATCGGATTGTGGCGCCTACGTTATGCTGCACAGCGCAATTAAGCGTATGGCCATTAAAATGTCCAAAATCTGTAACGATTTACGCTTGCTTTCATCAGGTCCACGCACTGGATTCAATGATATCAATTTGCCTCAATTACAAGCCGGTTCTTCAATCATGCCTGCCAAGGTCA
The nucleotide sequence above comes from Shewanella sp. Arc9-LZ. Encoded proteins:
- the rimI gene encoding ribosomal protein S18-alanine N-acetyltransferase, with the protein product MNNTDGHLIVPLGVEHVTAMASIENQAHTHPWSETGLKECFGPLYRVLGIKQQDDLFAFAIVQQIIDEVTLLDICVAPDKQGSGFGSLLMQQLIDDAKDAGAVVLMLEVRQSNEAAKYLYEKVGFIESGRRKNYYPTDDGYEDAILMDLALS
- a CDS encoding transcriptional regulator, encoding MTMNAYKSFNIVFTDKDKEFMKSNFRLAETVAEFIGPHCEVVVHSFESFEHSVVKIVNGHHTGRTVGSPITDMGLKMLRAFEKTGDATPKSYFTRIKDGSLLKSTTCVLAGENEKPIGLFCVNANLSYPFTEIIKTLMPETASASIGVNENFSSSPTELIEKALENAIIQVENDEKINLKGKNKAITKLLFENGIFELKEATNTVAERLGITRHAIYKYIREFRT
- a CDS encoding aromatic amino acid transport family protein, whose amino-acid sequence is MSSRTLTNDSFLPVDQSRFNYQDFTWCLSLFGTAVGAGVLFLPIKAGAGGFWPLVILALIAAPMTWFAHKSLARFVLSSTKPESNITDTVEEHFGKTGANLISFAYFFAIFPIVLIYGVGITNTVDSFMVNQMGIASIPRWILSGGLILAMTAGVVFGRELMLKVTSILVYPLVFLLLALSIYLIPDWNTSMMEVSPEWSSMPSIIWLSIPLIVFSFNHSPIISQFTKEQRRKYGQNAVEKTDAITGGAALMLMGFVMFFVFSVVLSLSPEQLLLAKEQNISILSYLANEHESPMISLMGPIVAFTAITSSYFGHFLGAHEGLVGVIKCRTTASVNIIEKASLAFIVLSTWVVAIVNPSILGMIEAVGAPMIAAILFLMPVFAMHKVPAMAKYKTSLPVQIFTVICGLAAISSVLYDIF
- a CDS encoding L-serine ammonia-lyase, with amino-acid sequence MISVFDIYKVGIGPSSSHTGGPMKAGKEFIDELRSKGKLRDITRITVDLYGALSLTGKGHNTDIAIIMGLAGNLPEDVDIESIPGFIARLEKSERLPVGMHCHTVSFPHNKSIHFHNTNLALHENGMQIHAWIENEKVLSKTYYSIGGGFIVDEEHFGKQEEQLVKVPYEYSTAEELIKHCKAEGLSISSLVLENEKSLRPDGNIQAQFTHIWKTMRESMDRGMNTQGVLPGPMRIPRRAAALCQQLVASESTSNDPMAVIDWVNMFAFAVSEENASGGRVVTAPTNGACGIVPAVIAYYDKFIHRVTEKDYMRFLAASGAIGGLFKQNASISGAEVGCQGEVGVACSMAAAGLVELLGGSPEQVCIAAEIGMEHNLGLTCDPVSGRVQIPCIERNGINAVKAINSARMALRRSSDPLVSLDKVIETMMETGKDMNSKYRETSLGGLAIKVLC
- the ansB gene encoding L-asparaginase 2 — protein: MIFSIRKLLLSVTLGLFISSAVQALPQVRIIATGGTIAGVGQSATESNYQSGEVGVDSLVAAVPEIKQLADIQGEQLVKIGSQDMNDKVWLDLAKRINILLADKNVDGIVITHGTDTLEETAYFLNLTVKSDKPVVLVGAMRPSTAMSADGPMNLYNAVAIAANLESKGRGVLVVMNDTVLNARDVTKTNTTGVHTFAAPNFGPLGIIHNSKVEYMGRTERQHTTQTPFNISKLDILPKVGIVYNYANASDLPAKAMVEAEFDGIISAGVGNGNIYHSVFDALIKASKKGILVVRSSRVPTGATTLDAEIDDAKYGFVAAGNLNPQKARILLMLSLTQSKDPQQIQRWFQQF
- the aspA gene encoding aspartate ammonia-lyase gives rise to the protein MKNTNSTRIEEDLLGTKEVSNEFYYGIHTLRAMENFKLSNQKISDAPELVRGMMLTKKAAAMANSELGAVSPEIANKIIEACDLILTTGQFVDQFPVDVYQGGAGTSVNMNTNEVLANVALELMGLEKGRYDVINPNDHVNKCQSTNDAYPTGFRIALVNSTDTLLEALTDLISAFDTKATEFKTVLKMGRTQLQDAVPMTLGQEFHAFAVTLREEIKSIKRCQELLLEVNLGATAIGTGLNTPIGYSSLAIKHLAEITGREYVPAEDLIEATSDCGAYVMLHSAIKRMAIKMSKICNDLRLLSSGPRTGFNDINLPQLQAGSSIMPAKVNPVIPEVVNQVAFKIVGNDITITMAAEAGQLQLNVMEPVIGQAMFESLSLIGNACIALREKCVEGITANPDVCMNHVLNSIGIVTYLNPFIGHHEGDIIGKICAQTGKNVREVVLERGLLTVEELDEILSVENLMHPKYQAKRNTSKAKV